A genomic window from Lotus japonicus ecotype B-129 chromosome 1, LjGifu_v1.2 includes:
- the LOC130732924 gene encoding uncharacterized protein LOC130732924 codes for MGDQSDGRNEVIMEETVQSQDTTKETEVPPIRKPTFKDKVLGAKPLSIPEEVDLLESGLMQMDLVEGNRLFPSFDMDDNAYKSICTPYEDCLVIKLLGKKIGYRLLCERLRSLWKLPGSFEVIEVHNGYFFVKFDSQDDKVKVLTGAPWMIFDHYLSVKPWTSEFVAADSKINTTAVWVRIPGLGLQFYHRKILMTLAKGLGKPIKVDMNTVDMQKGRFARVCVEIDLNQPVVGMLRLRGTWYKIEYEGLHLLCGTCGCYGHLTRNCSVSPVQTQATPSAAAVPDAAAAVTGHEEMTAQVDKPAEGLAVGGNPSQQSGVIRGSINAADKCPDAAHGEWLKVERKKNKIKKKAPIKESFTQFEEKGNKSKTAGNMYENIQKVGNYISKELPTFKNHDNKEIPYSGESVQYRKRPRNNKIMSVVTDENRIVQDGSHAVLAANKNSMAVQQVKAIPVQPMVETLAEDYLAKIGSTPQAGLLHGGDTGTSVSFTATMERRVIDNIVLPKDVVFKESGGK; via the coding sequence ATGGGAGATCAGAGTGACGGCCGGAATGAAGTGATTATGGAGGAGACAGTGCAATCGCAGGATACTACGAAGGAGACTGAGGTGCCGCCGATAAGGAAGCCTACGTTTAAGGACAAGGTTCTTGGTGCTAAGCCGTTGTCAATCCCTGAGGAGGTTGATCTTTTGGAATCGGGTCTGATGCAAATGGACCTGGTTGAAGGGAATCGTCTGTTTCCTAGCTTTGACATGGACGACAATGCGTATAAGTCCATCTGTACACCATATGAGGATTGCTTGGTGATTAAACTGTTGGGGAAGAAGATTGGATATAGGCTACTATGTGAGAGATTGCGTTCCTTGTGGAAATTGCCTGGCAGCTTTGAAGTCATTGAAGTTCACAATGGCTACTTTTTTGTGAAGTTTGATTCACAGGATGACAAGGTGAAGGTTTTAACAGGTGCACCATGGATGATCTTTGATCATTATTTGTCTGTGAAACCTTGGACGTCGGAGTTTGTTGCGGCGGACTCCAAGATCAATACAACTGCAGTTTGGGTGCGAATCCCTGGCTTAGGACTTCAATTTTATCACAGGAAAATTTTGATGACCTTGGCAAAGGGTCTGGGAAAGCCCATTAAGGTTGATATGAACACTGTGGACATGCAAAAAGGTAGGTTTGCGCGAGTATGCGTGGAGATAGACCTGAACCAGCCGGTAGTGGGGATGCTTCGTCTGCGTGGAACATGGTATAAGATAGAATATGAAGGCTTACACCTGCTCTGTGGGACTTGTGGATGTTATGGTCATCTGACGCGAAATTGCTCAGTGTCGCCGGTGCAAACTCAGGCTACACCGTCGGCGGCGGCTGTCCCGGATGCTGCGGCGGCTGTGACGGGTCATGAGGAGATGACGGCACAGGTTGACAAGCCAGCTGAGGGTTTAGCCGTTGGGGGAAACCCTAGCCAGCAATCAGGCGTAATTCGCGGAAGCATTAATGCTGCAGATAAATGCCCCGATGCAGCACATGGAGAGTGGCTGAAGgtagagagaaagaagaataaaatcaagaaaaaggCACCGATCAAGGAGAGTTTTACGCAGTTtgaagaaaaaggaaacaaaTCTAAAACTGCTGGAAATATGTATGAGAATATTCAGAAAGTTGGTAACTATATCTCTAAAGAGTTGCCAACGTTTAAAAATCATGATAATAAGGAGATTCCTTATTCTGGTGAGTCAGTTCAATACCGTAAACGCCCCCGCAATAATAAGATTATGTCGGTGGTGACAGATGAGAATAGAATCGTGCAAGATGGCAGCCATGCGGTGCTTGCAGCGAATAAAAATTCCATGGCCGTTCAGCAGGTGAAGGCCATACCGGTTCAGCCAATGGTGGAGACTTTGGCTGAAGATTACTTGGCCAAAATTGGTAGTACTCCACAAGCTGGTTTGCTGCATGGAGGAGATACTGGAACTAGTGTTTCTTTCACAGCTACGATGGAAAGGAGAGTTATTGATAATATAGTGTTGCCCAAGGATGTTGTCTTCAAAGAATCAGGTGGAAAGTGA
- the LOC130734411 gene encoding thioredoxin M-type, chloroplastic-like, whose amino-acid sequence MAMESCLQVTTVGTVARPQSLHPFSAREKVVFPTYRGFKKCFSKSATSSNPSLYSAAGTNRKFSVICNAREAVNEVKVVTESSWNDLVIASEIPVLVDFWAPWCGPCRMIAPLIDELAKEYAGKIACYKLNTDDSPNIATQYGIRSIPTVLFFKNGEKKESVIGAVPKSTLTASLEKYIAI is encoded by the exons ATGGCCATGGAGAGTTGTTTGCAGGTAACCACAGTTGGCACAGTCGCCAGACCccaaagtcttcatccattcaGTGCAAGGGAAAAGGTTGTTTTCCCAACTTACAGAGGATTCAAGAAATGTTTCTCAAAATCAGCTACATCATCaaacccttctctttactctgCTGCTGGTACCAACAGAAAATTTAGTGTCATCTGCAATGCTCGTGAAGCAGTAAATGAAG TAAAAGTAGTGACAGAATCAAGCTGGAATGACCTTGTTATTGCAAGTGAAATTCCTGTGCTGGTAGATTTTTGGGCACCATGGTGTGGTCCTTGCAGAATGATAGCTCCTCTTATTGATGAGTTAGCCAAAGAGTATGCTGGAAAAATTGCATGCTACAAGCTTAACACAGATGACAGTCCAAACATAGCCACACAGTATGGAATCAGAAGCATTCCAACTGTTCTATTCTTCAAAAATGGAGAGAAAAAAGAAAGTGTAATCGGTGCCGTTCCCAAGTCCACTTTGACTGCATCACTGGAGAAATACATAGCTATATGA
- the LOC130734409 gene encoding uncharacterized protein LOC130734409, whose translation MSRTLVQPIGQKRLTNVAVVRLKKHGNRFEIACYPNTVLSWRSGVEKDIDEVLQSHTVYSNVSKGVLAKSKDLIAAFGTDDHSAICLEILKKGELQVAGKERESLLSSQFRDIATIVMHKTYNPETQRPYTISMIERLMREIHFAVDPHSTSKKQALELIHELQKHFPIKRCPLRIRAAAPEDQVSALLEKLNEWKATVISKEGSAAQLSVIFELEPGLYKDCHDFIMDKMHGRFEVLAHSLYVEGDTQVDQYNDDEDMHAPLSKETSESVLELNDKLEKQTISSTSKPTEGQQSKQNKCNTCNVSFEDSKLYREHHKTDWHKHNMKRKTRQLPPLTEEECTADMELGDSKSDLKDYSF comes from the exons ATGTCTCGAACGCTGGTGCAACCGATAGGTCAGAAGAGGCTAACGAACGTGGCGGTGGTGCGTCTCAAGAAGCACGGCAACCGCTTCGAAATCGCCTGCTATCCGAACACCGTCCTTTCTTGGCGTTCCGGCGTCGAGAAGGACATCGATGAAGTCTTGCAGTCTCACACCGTTTATTCCAATGTTTCCAAAGGAGTTCTTGCCAAGTCTAAGGATTTGATCGCTGCTTTTGGAACCGATGATCACTCCGCCATATGCTTAGAG ATTTTGAAGAAGGGGGAGCTTCAGGTTGCTGGCAAAGAGAGGGAGTCATTGCTGTCGAGTCAGTTTAGGGACATTGCCACCATTGTCATGCACAAGACTTACAATCCGGAGACTCAGCGCCCTTACACCATCAGCATGATTGAACGCCTTATGAGGGAAATCCATTTTGCTGTTGATCCACACAGCACTTCCAAGAAGCAG GCTTTGGAGTTGATTCACGAGCTTCAAAAGCATTTCCCTATAAAAAGGTGTCCATTAAGAATACGAGCTGCTGCTCCGGAGGACCAAGTGTCTGCCCTTTTGGAGAAGCTGAATGAGTGGAAGGCAACCGTTATTTCTAAAGAAGGTTCTGCTGCTCAGTTATCTGTT ATTTTTGAGTTGGAACCTGGTCTATATAAGGACTGTCATGACTTCATAATGGATAAGATGCATGGAAGATTTGAAGTTCTTGCTCACTCTCTTTACGTGGAGGGGGATACCCAAGTGGATCAATACAATGATGATGAGGATATGCATGCACCATTGTCCAAAGAAACTAGTGAATCTGTGCTTGAGCTGAATGATAAACTTGAAAAGCAAACAATTTCATCTACGAGTAAGCCAACAGAGGGGCAGCAATCAAAGCAAAACAAGTGCAACACATGTAATGTTTCATTTGAAGACTCTAAGCTGTACAGGGAACACCACAAGACTGATTGGCACAAACACAATATGAAGCGCAAGACAAGGCAACTCCCACCACTTACCGAAGAAGAGTGCACGGCAGACATGGAACTGGGTGACTCAAAATCTGATTTAAAGGATTACTCATTTTGA